In Gadus macrocephalus chromosome 4, ASM3116895v1, the following proteins share a genomic window:
- the LOC132455791 gene encoding uncharacterized protein LOC132455791, whose translation MSTYLSLWMHVGCLSLVLVAVGTMECTERESLIQQISIVETTQCLMDCTVLTFAKIMELGDNRSIRMKDSSQEEQRNHTDYCWPLDLKCTAGEHLQQAFVLMPVDQYVVTHVDLTVNGIGPVEGTLNAHEGPTMLPDDCGLRYDVTSVYQSTPRESQGVGSDFCVQVFPRKPLSREGMLKCFPFLVTIWQKGDLADQSKLEGGG comes from the exons ATGTCAACATATCTGAGCCTATGGATGCACGTCGGCTGCCTGTCTCTGGTGCTGGTTGCCGTGGGGACAATGGAATGTACAGAGCGAGAGTCTCTTATTCAACAGATCTCCATCGTGGAGACCACTCAGTGCCTGATGGACTGCACTGTTCTGACCTTTGCCAAGATCATGGAACTGGGAGATAATAGGAGCATACGGATGAAAGACTCTTCGCAGGAAGAACAGAGAA ACCACACGGATTACTGCTGGCCGCTGGATTTAAAGTGCACGGCGGGGGAGCACCTGCAGCAAGCGTTTGTGCTCATGCCCGTGGATCAATATGTGGTCACGCACGTGGACCTGACGgtgaatgggattgggcctgtcGAGGGGACACTGAACGCACACGAAGGTCCGACCATGCTCCCCGACGACTGTGGCCTCCGCTATGACGTCACGTCGGTCTACCAATCTACGCCCAGGGAGTCCCAGGGAGTGGGGTCGGATTTCTGCGTCCAGGTGTTCCCCCGGAAACCCCTCTCTAGGGAGGGGATGTTGAAGTGCTTCCCTTTCCTGGTGACCATCTGGCAGAAGGGCGATCTGGCAGATCAGTCCAAGCTGGAAGGAGGGGGCTAG